One region of Jonesiaceae bacterium BS-20 genomic DNA includes:
- a CDS encoding ABC transporter substrate-binding protein, protein MRKKSVHIWGGLLVAASLVLTGCGSSKTPEVDPTSSEKPAEKPAEGDNNVGELEAVTIGVNQLLTHPSLDATFEGFKKAFADAGYVEGETVNYNAQNAQGDQATATTIASKFKSDGVDLVLAIATPSAQASAQAITDIPILFTAVTEPAEAGLVDTWEAPGANVTGTSDLNPVAEQIALAKEIVPDAKTVGVIYSSGEVNSEVQVDLAKEAAGELGLEIKEITVSNSSEVTQAIETLGDADIIYVPTDNTVVEGLEAVIQFAESKQIPLIVGEGDSVERGGLATYGIDYFDLGYQTGEMAIRVLKDGEDTASMGVETLDKIGLILNTGAAERMGVTFSDELVAKADKVIE, encoded by the coding sequence ATGCGCAAGAAATCAGTACACATCTGGGGCGGCCTGCTAGTTGCCGCTAGCTTGGTTCTCACCGGCTGCGGTTCCAGCAAGACCCCTGAAGTGGACCCTACTAGCTCTGAGAAACCGGCAGAGAAGCCTGCCGAGGGCGACAACAACGTGGGAGAGCTTGAAGCGGTCACCATTGGTGTTAACCAGTTGCTGACTCACCCATCACTCGACGCGACGTTCGAGGGCTTCAAAAAAGCATTTGCCGATGCCGGCTACGTTGAGGGTGAAACGGTCAACTACAATGCACAAAACGCTCAGGGCGACCAGGCAACCGCAACTACAATCGCATCCAAGTTCAAGTCAGACGGCGTTGACCTCGTGCTCGCAATCGCTACCCCAAGCGCGCAGGCAAGTGCTCAGGCAATCACTGACATTCCAATCCTGTTCACGGCCGTAACCGAGCCAGCAGAGGCCGGACTTGTTGACACGTGGGAGGCTCCGGGAGCAAACGTAACCGGAACCAGCGACCTAAACCCCGTTGCAGAGCAGATTGCACTGGCCAAGGAAATTGTCCCCGATGCAAAGACCGTGGGTGTCATTTACTCCTCCGGTGAGGTCAACTCCGAAGTTCAGGTAGACCTAGCTAAGGAAGCTGCCGGAGAGCTCGGCCTTGAGATCAAGGAAATCACGGTTTCTAACTCCTCAGAGGTCACCCAGGCCATTGAAACTCTGGGCGATGCTGACATTATTTACGTTCCTACGGACAACACCGTAGTTGAGGGCCTTGAGGCCGTCATTCAGTTTGCCGAGTCCAAGCAGATTCCACTCATCGTTGGTGAGGGTGACAGCGTTGAACGCGGCGGTCTAGCCACCTACGGCATTGACTACTTCGACCTTGGTTACCAGACGGGCGAAATGGCCATTCGCGTCCTTAAGGATGGCGAAGACACCGCATCCATGGGCGTCGAGACCCTAGATAAGATCGGGCTGATCCTGAACACAGGCGCGGCTGAGCGTATGGGCGTTACCTTCAGCGATGAGCTGGTTGCAAAAGCTGACAAGGTAATTGAGTAA
- a CDS encoding AAA family ATPase, with protein MLKILAIENYRSLKDITVELGQLTAITGPNGSGKSNMYRALGLIADLVREGALHSLAAEGGLQNVLYAGHRPPGPVALRLGIATDDVRYAIELGLPQLGPFRLDPEVKREVVWSGVAPRPATLLADRKNQHIRLLNDAGTLESSTWKPRSEESMLATLTDPSLSPELYFLREAARSWRFYDNLRVDAHAPARRPTPATFTPSVAFDGGNFAAALATVIRVGNNALLQATVGRAFDGASVDVTEDDRGIARVEFHSGLRRGLDASELSDGTLRFLMLACILLPPRPPGLLVLNEPEASLHPSLLPELGKLIALASKKSQVIVVTHAQELVAAMGPQAHIIQLQRGSETSVANQLRFEGPEWIWPKR; from the coding sequence ATGCTGAAGATCCTGGCAATTGAAAACTACCGGTCCCTCAAGGACATCACGGTTGAGCTTGGACAACTGACCGCGATCACGGGCCCCAACGGCTCCGGAAAGTCCAATATGTATAGGGCGCTTGGGCTCATTGCAGACCTTGTACGCGAGGGAGCTCTGCATTCTCTCGCCGCCGAGGGTGGCTTGCAGAACGTCCTGTACGCCGGGCATAGGCCTCCCGGCCCGGTCGCCTTACGTCTCGGGATAGCGACGGATGACGTAAGGTACGCAATCGAGTTGGGGTTGCCCCAGCTGGGGCCATTTCGCTTGGACCCCGAGGTCAAGCGCGAAGTGGTGTGGTCCGGTGTAGCTCCACGCCCAGCCACCTTACTGGCGGACCGCAAGAATCAGCATATTCGCCTGCTTAATGATGCCGGCACCCTTGAATCCTCTACTTGGAAGCCCCGCTCCGAGGAGTCAATGTTGGCTACCTTGACGGATCCATCGTTGTCCCCCGAGTTGTACTTCCTGCGTGAGGCCGCCCGCTCGTGGCGCTTTTATGACAATCTCAGGGTGGACGCCCATGCTCCGGCGAGGCGCCCAACACCTGCAACATTTACTCCTTCGGTTGCCTTTGATGGCGGCAACTTTGCCGCAGCTTTGGCCACGGTCATTAGGGTGGGCAACAACGCGCTACTCCAGGCCACCGTTGGGCGGGCCTTCGATGGTGCGAGCGTTGACGTGACCGAAGATGACCGCGGTATTGCCCGGGTCGAGTTTCATTCGGGGCTGCGCCGGGGTCTCGATGCCTCAGAGCTTTCTGACGGCACCTTACGTTTCTTGATGCTTGCGTGTATTTTGCTGCCGCCACGTCCGCCGGGTTTGCTGGTTTTGAATGAGCCCGAAGCCAGCCTCCACCCGAGTTTGCTGCCGGAGCTGGGGAAACTCATTGCGCTTGCTTCCAAGAAATCTCAGGTTATTGTTGTCACGCACGCCCAAGAACTGGTTGCTGCGATGGGTCCGCAAGCGCACATCATCCAGTTACAGCGCGGCTCAGAAACCTCGGTCGCAAACCAACTTCGGTTTGAGGGTCCAGAATGGATTTGGCCTAAACGCTGA
- a CDS encoding MFS transporter, with product MATSSRRDEIQRGSIQGPAAGRKFFGGLAAVVGALALVEITSGIIQGFYTPILTDIARRFEVHDADVNWLEAAQFMFAALAVPILAKLGDLYGHRLVLLVTTAVVAGASFTMALAPGFLTFLVGWTLQGAYVVWLPLEVALIYLAARETAKLSDAAHEVPALTRRATGFLVAALELGVIGGALTAGALAEVLSLSVILLIPAVAVATCFFVVLLMVPKDPAHGRAKTNIDVTGVVLLSLSLGTFMAGLVLVRSVGFSNPWPWSLVAVALLIAVPFVRHERRHPEPIIDVDMLKDRTMWPIQLVAGLFGVSILGAQAPLSTFARTDPAAVGYGVGLSAAQVSYAIGIYVVALLVGALLYAPVARWRTPRLALIGASALVAIGFLLFLPFHENLIQLVGNMVIIGLGSGALVAALPAAAAAAAPQSRTGMATGLINTSKTIGGAISSAVFGVALLQGVTKVGVEAGQTAAPLSGYLTVWALCGITAACCAVLLLLVPKQAFTAVSAR from the coding sequence ATGGCCACTTCATCGAGACGGGATGAGATTCAGCGCGGTTCAATTCAAGGACCAGCCGCTGGACGCAAGTTTTTTGGTGGGCTCGCCGCAGTCGTTGGTGCGCTAGCTCTGGTGGAAATCACCAGCGGGATCATCCAGGGGTTCTACACTCCCATTTTGACGGATATTGCACGGCGCTTTGAAGTCCATGACGCGGATGTGAACTGGCTTGAAGCCGCTCAATTCATGTTTGCGGCGCTTGCGGTTCCAATCTTGGCTAAGTTGGGTGACCTGTACGGCCACCGCTTGGTGTTGCTGGTAACCACGGCGGTGGTCGCGGGAGCGTCCTTCACCATGGCACTTGCGCCTGGTTTCTTGACCTTCTTGGTTGGCTGGACGCTGCAGGGTGCCTACGTTGTGTGGTTGCCGCTCGAGGTGGCCTTGATTTACCTTGCGGCCCGGGAAACAGCCAAGCTTTCCGATGCCGCACATGAGGTTCCTGCACTGACTCGCCGCGCGACCGGGTTTTTGGTGGCCGCTTTGGAACTGGGAGTCATTGGTGGTGCCCTGACCGCTGGCGCACTTGCTGAAGTGCTTTCCCTCTCGGTCATTCTGCTGATTCCTGCGGTTGCCGTTGCCACCTGCTTCTTTGTGGTGCTCCTCATGGTGCCCAAGGACCCAGCCCATGGTCGAGCCAAAACCAATATTGATGTAACCGGGGTAGTCCTCCTGAGCCTGTCGCTGGGAACGTTCATGGCCGGCCTAGTGCTTGTGCGAAGCGTAGGATTCAGCAACCCCTGGCCGTGGAGCCTGGTGGCGGTTGCCTTGCTGATCGCGGTGCCGTTTGTCCGTCATGAACGCCGCCACCCTGAGCCCATCATCGATGTGGACATGCTCAAGGACCGGACAATGTGGCCCATCCAGTTAGTGGCCGGGCTTTTTGGGGTCTCCATCTTGGGGGCCCAAGCTCCCCTGTCAACCTTTGCTCGCACCGACCCCGCGGCGGTTGGGTACGGAGTGGGGCTGAGCGCCGCCCAAGTTTCCTACGCAATCGGGATATATGTGGTTGCCCTGCTGGTGGGGGCCCTGTTGTATGCGCCGGTCGCCCGGTGGCGTACGCCAAGGCTGGCGCTTATTGGGGCATCGGCGTTGGTAGCTATCGGATTCCTGCTGTTCCTGCCGTTCCATGAAAACCTGATCCAACTGGTTGGGAACATGGTCATTATTGGGTTGGGGTCAGGGGCGCTCGTGGCTGCCCTACCTGCGGCGGCGGCTGCTGCCGCTCCCCAGAGCCGCACCGGTATGGCCACTGGGCTCATCAACACCAGCAAAACTATCGGTGGAGCGATTTCCTCGGCCGTATTTGGGGTGGCCCTGCTGCAGGGGGTAACCAAAGTGGGTGTTGAGGCGGGACAAACTGCGGCGCCCCTATCCGGGTATCTGACCGTCTGGGCATTGTGTGGAATAACTGCGGCGTGCTGCGCCGTGCTCCTCCTCCTCGTGCCAAAGCAGGCTTTTACCGCGGTATCTGCTCGTTAA
- a CDS encoding TIGR00730 family Rossman fold protein: MTDSATSSASIRPKVTAVLPGFVGAVTVFTGSASGNVPGFMAAAKRAATILAQAGIKIVYGGGNTGLMGAVADAALAVGGQVHGVTTVGLKDTEVAHEGLSTLEVAPDMHARKVRMANLGDAFVAFPGGAGTLEEFFEVWTWQQLGIHAKPVALLNVNGFWDGLLKAIDQMIVAGFLRPEYRETLIVADNADELLDKLGRWQAPTAKWAKAS, encoded by the coding sequence GTGACTGATTCTGCTACTTCCTCCGCATCTATTCGCCCCAAAGTGACAGCTGTACTTCCTGGCTTCGTTGGAGCCGTAACGGTATTTACCGGCTCAGCCAGTGGCAACGTGCCCGGCTTCATGGCAGCGGCTAAACGGGCCGCAACAATCCTTGCTCAGGCCGGGATCAAGATCGTTTACGGCGGCGGTAATACCGGGCTCATGGGTGCGGTTGCCGATGCCGCACTTGCGGTGGGTGGACAGGTTCACGGTGTCACCACGGTGGGGTTGAAAGACACCGAAGTGGCGCATGAGGGGCTGTCAACACTAGAGGTGGCACCGGACATGCACGCCCGTAAGGTGCGGATGGCGAACTTGGGTGACGCCTTTGTGGCTTTCCCGGGAGGTGCCGGCACGCTTGAGGAGTTCTTTGAGGTGTGGACATGGCAGCAATTAGGCATCCACGCTAAACCGGTAGCACTGTTGAACGTCAACGGATTCTGGGACGGTCTACTGAAAGCCATTGATCAAATGATTGTGGCCGGATTCTTGCGCCCCGAGTACCGAGAGACGCTCATTGTCGCGGACAATGCAGACGAGCTATTAGACAAACTTGGGCGTTGGCAGGCGCCTACAGCAAAGTGGGCAAAAGCTTCCTGA
- a CDS encoding putative quinol monooxygenase, translating to MNFANVGTMGVLPGKRDEVIAILTRANPALAEIGCLVYEVGGRDDDPDTVYVTEIWESEEAHGKSLDLDTVQAAIAETMPLLSGDFGGYEFTVAGSPIRD from the coding sequence ATGAACTTTGCGAACGTTGGCACCATGGGCGTCCTACCCGGTAAGCGTGATGAAGTGATCGCGATCTTGACCCGAGCGAACCCGGCTTTAGCCGAGATTGGCTGCCTGGTCTATGAAGTTGGCGGCCGCGACGATGATCCGGACACCGTGTATGTCACCGAGATTTGGGAGTCTGAGGAGGCCCACGGCAAGTCCCTTGACCTCGACACCGTTCAGGCGGCAATTGCGGAAACCATGCCGCTGTTGAGCGGCGACTTTGGTGGCTATGAGTTCACCGTGGCTGGCTCACCCATTCGCGACTGA
- a CDS encoding methyltransferase: METQHTHEHQHGHERIDGHQHGHQQSFAEADMAENLDLDAQLLHEHLSEIIAWTATYQQAPTMIMDLGAGTGTGTLGLAKAFPAAKLLAVDYSEFMLERLAANMAGHNLSDRVTTAQVDLDTAWPELESADAAGVDLVWAALSMHHLNDPDAVFGNIARTLSSQGLLVVVEMDGWPRYLPHDLGFGVPGLEQRCHDAVGSAGWNTYPDWAIAIEAAGLTMIEQRTFSYSSQSAGDPSASQDSKLIARAAQIFLTKVRTSHAENLSGPDLEALDQLLDPNSSNFLGNRSDLTVSATRVAWAARKI, translated from the coding sequence ATGGAAACCCAGCACACTCACGAACACCAGCACGGCCACGAGCGCATTGACGGGCACCAACATGGTCATCAGCAAAGTTTTGCTGAGGCCGATATGGCCGAGAACCTCGACCTAGATGCGCAGCTTCTGCATGAGCACCTGAGCGAAATTATTGCGTGGACGGCAACCTATCAGCAGGCTCCCACCATGATTATGGACTTGGGTGCGGGCACAGGCACCGGAACCCTGGGGCTGGCAAAAGCGTTTCCGGCAGCAAAGCTTCTTGCCGTGGACTATTCCGAGTTCATGCTCGAGCGGCTGGCCGCGAACATGGCGGGCCACAACTTGAGCGACCGGGTGACCACAGCACAGGTAGACCTAGATACTGCTTGGCCGGAACTGGAAAGCGCTGACGCGGCCGGGGTGGATCTCGTTTGGGCGGCCTTATCCATGCACCACCTGAACGATCCGGACGCAGTATTTGGCAACATTGCCCGCACCCTGTCTTCACAAGGGTTGCTGGTGGTTGTAGAGATGGACGGATGGCCGCGGTACCTACCTCACGACCTAGGTTTTGGTGTGCCGGGGCTGGAACAGCGGTGCCACGACGCGGTGGGCAGTGCCGGGTGGAATACCTACCCAGACTGGGCTATCGCAATTGAGGCAGCCGGTCTGACCATGATTGAACAGCGCACTTTTAGCTACTCCTCGCAGAGTGCCGGTGACCCAAGCGCCTCGCAGGACAGCAAACTCATCGCCCGAGCAGCGCAGATCTTCTTGACCAAAGTGCGCACGAGCCATGCCGAGAATCTGAGCGGCCCAGACCTCGAAGCGTTGGACCAGTTGCTTGATCCAAATAGCTCAAACTTCCTAGGTAACCGTTCGGACCTGACGGTTTCTGCCACCCGCGTGGCCTGGGCGGCGCGCAAAATTTAG
- a CDS encoding FBP domain-containing protein, with product MHALSTAEIQKSFVNASRSEAARINLPKDLDTVNWDRLDYLGWRDPKFPLRGYLVAIIDDQPVGLVLRAPDAASRRSKILCELCRDVFSELDVLMWVAKKSGSAGKRGDTMGTLICANFECSANVRVLPKPTAMYPDPQVIVDRQIEGLRERTQTFVARVRATS from the coding sequence ATGCACGCACTGAGCACAGCCGAAATTCAGAAGTCTTTTGTGAACGCCAGCCGTTCCGAGGCAGCCAGGATCAACCTGCCTAAAGACTTGGACACGGTGAACTGGGACCGGTTGGATTACCTTGGCTGGCGTGATCCCAAGTTTCCGTTGCGGGGCTACCTCGTTGCGATCATCGACGATCAGCCGGTTGGGCTCGTGTTGCGAGCTCCCGATGCCGCGAGCCGGCGGTCCAAGATCCTGTGCGAGCTGTGCCGCGATGTGTTCTCCGAGTTGGATGTGTTGATGTGGGTGGCCAAGAAATCTGGCTCCGCCGGCAAGCGCGGGGACACCATGGGCACGCTGATCTGCGCCAACTTTGAATGCTCAGCAAACGTGCGTGTGCTGCCAAAACCGACGGCGATGTATCCGGATCCGCAGGTAATTGTTGACCGGCAGATCGAGGGCCTGCGGGAACGCACCCAGACATTTGTTGCCCGGGTGCGGGCCACAAGCTAA
- a CDS encoding CoA ester lyase has product MEQPQTASQELHHHDPDNRELVRNARAAKLPANLSRSWLLVNASRPKLFRPALMSEADSVILDLESSVAEQDKDQARDQVLHSLNSGLSAWVRINKMDTEHWEKDVAALVGAQGLRGVMLAETEKPEQVTLTAMRLQAGTPVIALVESALGIENATAIASAPGTFRLAFGVNDFRKDTGVTEDPMALAYARGKLVVASRVGKLPGPIDGPPGAADSPEEVYAACEITQRMGMTGKLCLTIEQVDDVNKGLSPSEEELRWAKEMIAAHEKSLSKKKGAKIIDGSYLPRLARAQKVANLADTYGLWRS; this is encoded by the coding sequence ATGGAACAGCCTCAGACCGCGAGCCAAGAGCTTCACCACCACGATCCGGACAATCGCGAGCTCGTTCGTAATGCGAGGGCCGCAAAACTGCCAGCCAATTTGTCGCGGTCTTGGCTCCTAGTCAATGCTTCTCGGCCCAAGTTATTCCGGCCCGCCCTGATGTCCGAGGCAGATTCGGTAATTTTGGACCTTGAATCATCCGTTGCGGAGCAAGACAAAGACCAAGCCAGGGATCAGGTGCTGCATTCCTTGAACTCCGGCTTGTCCGCGTGGGTACGGATCAACAAGATGGATACCGAGCACTGGGAAAAGGACGTTGCTGCACTGGTCGGTGCGCAAGGACTGCGTGGAGTCATGCTCGCAGAAACCGAGAAGCCGGAGCAGGTGACGCTCACGGCAATGCGCTTGCAGGCGGGGACACCGGTCATTGCGCTTGTTGAATCTGCCCTAGGAATTGAGAATGCGACCGCAATTGCTAGCGCCCCGGGTACCTTCCGCCTTGCGTTTGGGGTCAATGACTTCCGCAAGGACACCGGAGTGACCGAGGATCCCATGGCCTTGGCATACGCGCGCGGCAAGCTCGTAGTGGCGTCGCGGGTAGGCAAATTACCGGGTCCCATCGATGGCCCACCGGGGGCGGCGGATTCCCCCGAGGAGGTCTATGCGGCGTGCGAAATTACACAACGCATGGGTATGACGGGGAAACTGTGCCTGACCATTGAACAGGTTGATGACGTCAATAAGGGGTTGTCCCCAAGCGAAGAGGAACTGCGCTGGGCCAAGGAAATGATCGCGGCCCATGAGAAATCGCTGTCAAAAAAGAAGGGCGCCAAAATCATCGATGGCTCCTACCTGCCGCGCCTGGCTCGCGCCCAAAAGGTTGCCAATCTAGCGGACACTTACGGGCTGTGGCGCAGCTAG
- a CDS encoding ABC transporter permease: MTTALEQGLIYAIVALGVYLTFRILDFPDLTVDGSFTLGAAVTAKMIIDGGSPLLATAAGFGAGMIAGIVTGLLHTKGKINGLLAGILTMIALYSVNLRVMGKSNLSLLREETLISPLKDNGLLGTATSIMIFAAIALLIKFIIDWFLHTDLGLAVQATGDNEDMIRSFGVNTDNSKILTLALSNGLVALSGGLVAQYQGYADSGMGIGLILVGLASVILGQAIFGSRHIFVSTLAVILGSVLYRLVIYFALDIGFNPNDMKLITAVIVVIALLLPQWRPVKNRKPQRPGDSISGVSIGSAPTHYTAGQEAR; this comes from the coding sequence GTGACTACGGCACTTGAGCAAGGGCTGATATACGCGATAGTTGCCTTAGGTGTTTATCTCACCTTTCGCATTCTGGATTTCCCAGACCTTACCGTCGATGGAAGTTTCACACTGGGGGCCGCCGTCACGGCCAAAATGATCATTGACGGCGGTTCCCCACTCCTAGCTACCGCAGCCGGGTTTGGGGCGGGAATGATTGCCGGTATTGTCACCGGCCTGCTGCACACAAAGGGTAAGATCAACGGCCTACTGGCCGGTATTTTAACCATGATTGCCCTGTACTCGGTCAACCTTAGAGTCATGGGGAAGTCCAACCTTTCCCTGCTACGGGAGGAGACCCTGATCTCCCCGCTGAAGGACAACGGGCTGCTGGGAACCGCCACTTCGATCATGATCTTTGCCGCCATCGCGCTGCTCATTAAGTTCATCATCGACTGGTTCTTACACACCGATCTGGGCCTTGCCGTTCAGGCTACCGGTGACAACGAGGACATGATTCGCAGTTTCGGCGTTAACACCGACAACTCCAAGATCTTGACACTGGCGCTGTCAAACGGTCTGGTAGCGCTCAGTGGCGGCCTCGTTGCCCAGTACCAGGGATACGCAGACTCCGGCATGGGAATCGGTTTGATCCTAGTTGGGCTGGCCTCGGTTATTTTGGGTCAGGCAATCTTTGGGTCCCGGCACATCTTTGTCTCCACTCTCGCCGTCATTCTCGGTTCCGTGCTGTACCGCTTGGTCATCTACTTCGCCCTGGACATTGGTTTCAACCCGAACGACATGAAACTGATTACGGCGGTAATCGTAGTGATTGCTCTGCTCTTACCCCAGTGGCGCCCGGTCAAAAACCGCAAACCGCAACGACCCGGTGATTCCATCTCCGGGGTCAGCATTGGTTCTGCCCCTACCCACTACACCGCTGGACAGGAGGCCCGCTGA
- a CDS encoding ABC transporter ATP-binding protein: MLRITGVRKTFFPGTVNERVALDHINLQLSPGDFVTVIGSNGAGKSTLLNVISGKMPADFGTIEIAGKRVNRLNDFRRAGSIGRVFQDPMAGTAPNLTIEQNLAIAYHRGKPRGLAFGVTNRKREMFKEELASLELGLENRLKAKVGLLSGGQRQALSLLMATFTQPRILLLDEHTAALDPQRAELVTQLTKNIVAQHQLTTLMVTHNMEQALRLGNRLIMMHEGHIILDVNAARKPTMKVSDLLAEFAKVKGASLDDRTLLQ; encoded by the coding sequence ATGTTGCGTATTACCGGAGTTAGAAAGACGTTCTTCCCCGGCACGGTTAATGAGCGAGTCGCACTCGACCACATTAATCTGCAGCTCTCCCCCGGCGACTTTGTCACCGTCATCGGTTCGAACGGTGCGGGCAAATCCACCCTCCTGAACGTTATCTCCGGCAAGATGCCCGCCGACTTTGGCACCATCGAAATTGCCGGCAAGAGGGTAAACCGGCTCAATGATTTCCGTCGCGCAGGTTCCATTGGCCGGGTCTTCCAGGACCCGATGGCCGGAACCGCACCAAACCTGACTATTGAACAGAACTTGGCTATTGCGTATCACCGCGGTAAGCCGCGGGGTCTCGCGTTCGGTGTCACCAACCGCAAGCGTGAGATGTTCAAGGAAGAGTTGGCTTCCCTTGAACTCGGCCTAGAAAACCGCCTCAAGGCCAAGGTGGGACTCCTCTCTGGCGGACAACGCCAAGCGTTGTCCCTGCTCATGGCCACGTTCACCCAACCGCGCATCCTGCTCCTCGACGAGCACACCGCGGCTCTTGACCCGCAGCGTGCCGAGTTAGTCACCCAGCTGACCAAGAACATTGTGGCTCAGCACCAGCTGACCACCCTCATGGTCACGCACAACATGGAACAGGCGCTGCGTCTAGGTAACCGCCTCATCATGATGCACGAGGGCCACATCATCTTGGATGTCAACGCCGCCCGCAAACCCACTATGAAGGTCAGCGACCTATTGGCCGAGTTTGCCAAGGTCAAGGGTGCAAGCCTGGACGACCGGACGCTCCTGCAATAG
- a CDS encoding cobalamin-independent methionine synthase II family protein: MLMSSNFIPVSHAGSLPRTPELAAANKAGREGAPVENYNELLTDAVVDLVKRQTDLGITVPGDGEFGKVMSEAIDYGAWWSYSFGRTDGLAIDPDVKWLTEQNLSSPGNVVLDGFGFRRDRALFSEAYNDPSSGITTGSQPAFPKVVAPISYTGQEAIASDIANLKAGLAASGAKEGFITSLSPGSASRIGNEHYKNDEELLWAWADVMREEYLPIIEAGLILQIDDPSIAENWDQINPEPTVEDYLKFTELRVEALNYALRGLPEEQIRFHLCWGSWHGPHTTDIPMKDLVHTMLKINAGSYSFEAGNVRHEHEYRVWDDVKLADGKFLVPGVVSHATNVVEHPELVAERIERFATRVGRENVVAATDCGLGGRIHPQIAWAKLDTLAQGAKIASERLWK; encoded by the coding sequence TTGCTGATGTCTTCCAACTTCATCCCGGTATCTCACGCCGGCAGTTTGCCACGTACCCCTGAACTAGCTGCGGCGAACAAGGCCGGCCGCGAGGGCGCTCCTGTTGAAAACTACAACGAGCTCCTGACCGACGCCGTTGTTGACCTGGTCAAGCGCCAGACCGACCTGGGCATTACCGTTCCGGGTGATGGTGAATTCGGCAAGGTCATGAGCGAAGCAATCGACTACGGGGCTTGGTGGAGCTACTCCTTTGGCCGCACCGATGGCCTGGCCATCGACCCGGACGTAAAGTGGCTGACCGAGCAGAACCTGTCCAGCCCGGGCAACGTAGTGCTAGATGGTTTTGGCTTCCGCCGCGACCGCGCACTATTCTCCGAGGCATACAACGACCCATCGTCGGGGATCACCACCGGCTCACAGCCCGCGTTCCCCAAGGTTGTTGCCCCAATCTCCTACACCGGCCAGGAAGCCATCGCTTCAGACATCGCAAACCTGAAGGCGGGCCTTGCAGCCTCGGGAGCCAAGGAAGGTTTCATCACCTCCCTATCCCCAGGCTCCGCTAGCCGCATTGGTAACGAGCACTACAAGAACGATGAGGAACTCCTGTGGGCGTGGGCTGATGTCATGCGCGAGGAATACCTGCCCATCATCGAGGCCGGACTCATCCTGCAGATCGACGACCCTTCAATCGCGGAGAACTGGGACCAGATCAACCCGGAGCCAACGGTTGAGGACTACCTGAAGTTCACCGAGCTGCGCGTGGAGGCACTGAACTATGCTCTGCGTGGCCTGCCAGAAGAGCAGATCCGGTTCCACCTGTGCTGGGGATCCTGGCATGGCCCACACACCACTGACATTCCAATGAAGGACCTTGTGCACACCATGCTCAAGATCAACGCCGGATCCTACTCATTCGAGGCCGGCAACGTCCGCCACGAGCACGAGTACCGCGTCTGGGACGACGTAAAGCTGGCCGACGGCAAGTTCTTGGTTCCAGGTGTTGTCTCCCACGCGACCAACGTTGTTGAGCACCCAGAGTTGGTAGCCGAGCGCATTGAGCGCTTCGCCACCCGTGTAGGCCGTGAGAACGTAGTGGCCGCAACCGACTGCGGCCTAGGCGGACGCATTCACCCACAGATCGCCTGGGCAAAGCTAGACACCCTGGCGCAGGGCGCGAAGATCGCTTCCGAGCGTCTCTGGAAGTAA